Below is a genomic region from Medicago truncatula cultivar Jemalong A17 chromosome 3, MtrunA17r5.0-ANR, whole genome shotgun sequence.
GAAATTAAAAGAATCAGTAACATCAAATGAAACTAAAAAACCAAAGTTGACAACTTAATGCTTACCAAATGCTTCCGAATATTTAGCATCACCAGGTGATTTGGaatctgaaaataaaattaaaacaagcaaacaaaaattatatatcaaATCATCTTCTACAAAACCATTCTGCATTGGAACACTAACATAACAATAGATgttgagaaaataattaaaaaatgagcACATAAATAAGAACAAGGGCAGCCCGGTGCACAAAGTTCCCGCATACGCAGGtctgggaaggggtcccaccatttttggtgtattgtatgcagccttaccctgtgttttacacaagaggttgtttccaaaacttgaacccgtgacctttcagtcacatgaataagaacaatacaaaatataacCCTCTCATTGctaaactcaaaaaaaaaaaaaaaaaaaaactcaaagatTCTGGTACCGGTTTCTATCACATCCACATATGACAAATCATTACACTAAAACACTGcctcaatcaaacaaaaaaggaaatgaaataATCCAGTTAATATGGTAAGAATTGTACCAGCTGCAGGTGGAATATAGATAGGTGTCACAGATCAAATGAAAGAGTTGAGAGTAATTAAATCAATTAACCAGAAGAGtagaaaaataagatttgagAAAGACATAATCATCTTACCTAAAACAGACTGCCGAATCAAATTTGGGCGTCTGTGTTGGGCTAATGCAAGCACAACGGCATCCTcaacctaaaaataataattttatttaaatattgatGGGAAGTAGGAACCGAAATTATGTGTGGTAGATACCAGCTCCTTACAATCAGAGGTATCCCTCTGTACGaacacaaacaacaaaacaaacaaataatcaacttaaataatattcattaagAACCTTCAAAGAAGCAAGTTCCCTCAAACCCATCTCAACTGAAAGCATACTCTCTATGTTTCCTTCCCCGGCAAGATCATTTATATCACGAACAGTTTGGCTTCTATCTGAACCATCAGTACCTAGTCCATGCTGTTTAATTAATGTACTGTAACTAATGTAAGAGATAAATTATTCAAACTAAAGTTTAGACTACCAACTCATGCTCACTTTTGTTCCAAGATTCCTCCTTAGCCTTTTGTCCAGCAGAGATGACAAGTTCAAAAGGAAGAGGAGCTAAAGAAGACCAATGTTCATACTTGGACTGTGCTATATCTGCACATATGCCTTAAAAGCATGGAAGTAACAGGCCACATAAATTATAAGCACTCGTATCTTAGCAGTAATAGATGAACAGACCTTTTCAATATATGATTCTCATATCTTTGTAACTTGTGTTTTTTCagatcaaagaaaaaataattaattgaagaCTGAGATTTTCTTTTTCTGCAGAAAGTAGAGAGCACAAGTTGTTACCATGTTTTACAGAAAGACCCCAGTAGCGAGCAAGCCAGCATCTCTTCAGGACCACTTCCTCCTAAAAGAcataaaaaagatgaattgaGACCGACGGAAAAAGTAAATACTTGTTAATTCtcgttttaatgaaaaatactGACCATTTCTTCTTGGGTCAAAATCATTCTCTGCGTCATTGATCGAAGAGCCTTTGCTTCGGCTTCGGCTTCTTGCCGTTGTTCCTCTGCTGCTGCAGCGTCATCTTTTAGGTTCTGAACAAAGAAAATAGAAGCTATAACTTGTACCAGAGAATATTGACCAGACCAGGTACGTGGTACAACTAAAACATGAAAAGAAATTCACAGTTCCTTCAAAACTACCTGAATTTCGACACGAAGGGCTGTGAGATCCTCATCCCTTTCATTCCGTGTTTGTTTTGCAGCCATGAGAGCAGCCTGTGACAAAAATATTGAGTACTCCAAGGATATTCTTTGAGTGAACCAGCATTTACGAACTTGTTGCTCGAAACACATAATTTAAGAAACAATATAACTGCAACTGGAAACAGAGCTTTAggtacaaaaaaaaacaagtttgtACAATCAGCTGCAAAACCGCCGACAAATCATGTCCCTTTACACAAATATGCATACATGCATCCTTCTCAATAATACTGAATTAAAACTTGAAGAGCTAGTATAGTGGCTTATCAAGCAAGGGTGATCAAGCACTTAAAATTTCTTATTATCAATAATTTCATAATTCTGCCATGTCTAATACCCATTCTTAGTGCATACCTCTCTTTGACGCAAAGCAGCTTCTTTCCTGCAAATATACCAAACAAAAGCCAtgaacaaaaaattaacaaaatagtttCAGATCCGACCAGCATATAAGGGAATTTAAAGCTAGGTTACCTGCTCAGCAGTTTGGCTTCCAGGGATACACCTTCTCCAAGAGAAGCAACCTGCCAAAACCAAAACGAACAAGGAGACAcatatcatagcatgcacaGTGAAAGCTATAAAAACGAAGCAACTTTTATATGTTAAGTAGATCTTATTTCATACGTGTACAAACCACTAAGAACAAAAGCATAGTGATTGTGCAAAATATGGCATCTAAACTATGGTATTGAGATTACTGTTAGCAACCAGAAAAGTGTTTACAAGGGTTTCCCCTTACAACCATGAAACTTAGTTAACTTCTGATTTTATGCTCAGGCATATGCCTAACAGTTTCAAAGTTAATAAGTAGCAAATAATCTCACCTGTTTCTCAAGTTCCCTGGATCGGGTCTCCACTTCTTGGCGTTTTTCCTCTGCTAGTCTTAGCTGAGTATAACCACGTGTTTACATTCAACATCATAAGAAATGAATAAGAACTGATTTGTTTCGGTGTGAGAAAGCATACCTTTTCTAATAAAGCATCATTCTCTTCTTGTAGCATATCAAGCTGCAATATCAATAAGAATCAGCTTTAAAACTCATCATTTAAGAATTGCAATACAAAATCTACTTAAAGCTTGAGAATTAACATAACCAACTACAAGGATCAACAGATTAAATTTTTGGAGACAAATTGATGCATGTAAATACTATACTTCATCACGGAGCGCAGAAGCTTCGCGCTGATCTCCCGTGTCTTTGGAGTTAAGTTGCCTGATAGTGATGTCTGGTGGAAACCTGAAATCATCAACCAATGATTAAAATTCAAAGATTGAGTCAACTGTAGTGCAGTACACATACACACtgatatagatagatatatgATGTCCATAAATAAAATACAGATTGAGatcattcataaataaaaaggaatcaATTGCATGCACATGCAGAGGTAATTTTTGACTAAATAAAGACTAGATCCCAAATACTCGACCTCCTAATAAATCTGATCAGAAAATAAGGAGCAAGATGGTAAAATATAATTCCTCTTACATATgtccaaaataaataagataatgatAAGAGAAACACACTAACTTCGACTGAATCACTGATGGCTCAGTTTACACTGCATGTCAACccactttattacttttatttagAGAACAGAGTGTTTTGAACCTTCAAATAACTATCCATTACAACAGCTTCCAATCTTTTGGATTTAGGAGGGGAGGGAAGGCAGGCCTTTGGGGTGAAAGGACAGAGGAAAGGGACCGGAAATGGGTGATAGTCCCCTCACCTTGTATGAGAGGTTACTTTTCTCCGTATAATTATAACCCTCAAATATGGGTGAACCCAGAAAAAATATTTGGGAAGGATTTTAGAGGGTTTTGGAAAATTCTCTAAAATCCTTTTCCTCCTTTTATAGTATCTCAAACTAAACAAAATATCAAGGGAAAAATACAATCACCTCCCTTGAGGTTTAACTAAATGTTACTCACACCCCCTCTACTTTCTTATTTAGCATAAACCTTCCCTGCCGTTAAACTTCAGTCATCTTCCGTCAATTTTGTTTTTCGAAAAATTATTAAAGCatacttatcaaaataaaaaaaattaaagcactCATCCACATTTTCCCACGTTCGCTTTCTAAATGGGATTTATATCATCCTTGCCTAAATCACTTGGTTAAACTATTTCGTTCTCTTTCTACATTGGATTGATATCATCCTCACCCTCTTGTTCTTTAAATTAGggtattttttttggtcttcaCACAAATGGAGATGACATTATGCATAACACAAGAAGAAGGGGTCATTGGATGAAGTAATTGATGTAATTGAATGATACTGGAAGCACATTTTGGCAACCGTGTGAGTTAATAATGTGATGTTAGTGATAGATAAATTagctttctatttttctttctaccTGACAAACAAACGGTATTAAGCATTGTTGAGGGAGAAGGGGGGATTTTCtctatttcataaaaacttaagGGAGATTAGTGTGTATTCTTAAAATAGAAGGGGTGTTTGTGTCGTTTAAAGAGACTTCAGTGTAATTTCCCCAAATATCAATCATAAGCATTCTCTTTCCTCCCCTCCAATAATATTCTCCCAAACAAGGTGAGAATATTTATCTCTCTTTTCCTTCTCTCCCCTAACTCCGATACAAAccataaagataaatatttcaaatgttCAGAGATTATACAGTCAAACCCTACAAAAACCGTATTAATTTATAGAAATTTCAAACAACAAACCATTGTAAGTAGTTTAACAAGTGTTTTGCATGTCATGTCTAGCTCTTCTAAATTTATCATAAATCAGCTATACAGTATTATAATACAAAAACACAAACTCTGCAAGGATATTATAATACTATTATTAGCTCAACCTGAAAGCTCTACAAAACACAAAAACTTACTAATATATGCCGCAGCtgaaaaactaaaacaattaaAGTGATTAAAAATTGCACACTACCTCTTCTCTTTATTCCTAATTGTTGGAGGATCTATCGGAGGTACAGCCATAGGTGTTCGTATAGTGGATTTCGGAGGCGGCACCACCggtgctgctgctgctgctgatCGAACTGAAACCGCCGGTCTTCCAGCTGATGATGAACGAACTGATTGAGTATGCTCTACAAAGTTCCGACCTAActaataaaaacatcaaaatcttaTTAGCTCAACCAGAATCTCTCAACAAAAATTCGAATAAAATTCATAATCTACAAAATCAGTCCATAAATCAGATCAGATCTCACTTAATCACTATTCTTAGCATCAAATTACCAACAAAAGTTCACTAAGCTCAAAATTGTGTTGAATTCCgatcattattttctttttcaacaagTCAAAAGACGAATTCATGCAAACAAGCACGTAATTGAATCAAAAC
It encodes:
- the LOC25491147 gene encoding coiled-coil domain-containing protein SCD2 isoform X1, encoding MDRRRTESPVYTRQWSGNSSSTGSSSPVMSPAHPQSRLGPTSTGLSTIKRTQNVAAKAAAQRLARVMASQTVDDDDDDDDLDFRYSAPPPSALSSFSSNRNSSANANSIPPISVARPNRSPSPALGRNFVEHTQSVRSSSAGRPAVSVRSAAAAAPVVPPPKSTIRTPMAVPPIDPPTIRNKEKRFPPDITIRQLNSKDTGDQREASALRDELDMLQEENDALLEKLRLAEEKRQEVETRSRELEKQVASLGEGVSLEAKLLSRKEAALRQREAALMAAKQTRNERDEDLTALRVEIQNLKDDAAAAEEQRQEAEAEAKALRSMTQRMILTQEEMEEVVLKRCWLARYWGLSVKHGICADIAQSKYEHWSSLAPLPFELVISAGQKAKEESWNKSTDGSDRSQTVRDINDLAGEGNIESMLSVEMGLRELASLKVEDAVVLALAQHRRPNLIRQSVLDSKSPGDAKYSEAFELSEEEAEDVLFKEAWLTYFWRRALFHGVEEDIAEDRLRFWIARSGQSPTSHDAVDVERDLLELRKLGIEQQLWEASRKGIDQPSESALANHKPASDSDTSS
- the LOC25491147 gene encoding coiled-coil domain-containing protein SCD2 isoform X3: MAVPPIDPPTIRNKEKRFPPDITIRQLNSKDTGDQREASALRDELDMLQEENDALLEKLRLAEEKRQEVETRSRELEKQVASLGEGVSLEAKLLSRKEAALRQREAALMAAKQTRNERDEDLTALRVEIQNLKDDAAAAEEQRQEAEAEAKALRSMTQRMILTQEEMEEVVLKRCWLARYWGLSVKHGICADIAQSKYEHWSSLAPLPFELVISAGQKAKEESWNKSTDGSDRSQTVRDINDLAGEGNIESMLSVEMGLRELASLKVEDAVVLALAQHRRPNLIRQSVLDSKSPGDAKYSEAFELSEEEAEDVLFKEAWLTYFWRRALFHGVEEDIAEDRLRFWIARSGQSPTSHDAVDVERDLLELRKLGIEQQLWEASRKGIDQPSESALANHKPASDSDTSS
- the LOC25491147 gene encoding coiled-coil domain-containing protein SCD2 isoform X2, giving the protein MDRRRTESPVYTRQWSGNSSSTGSSSPVMSPAHPQSRLGPTSTGLSTIKRTQNVAAKAAAQRLARVMASQTVDDDDDDDDLDFRYSAPPPSALSSFSSNRNSSANANSIPPISVARPNRSPSPALGRNFVEHTQSVRSSSAGRPAVSVRSAAAAAPVVPPPKSTIRTPMAVPPIDPPTIRNKEKRFPPDITIRQLNSKDTGDQREASALRDELDMLQEENDALLEKLRLAEEKRQEVETRSRELEKQVASLGEGVSLEAKLLSRKEAALRQREAALMAAKQTRNERDEDLTALRVEIQNLKDDAAAAEEQRQEAEAEAKALRSMTQRMILTQEEMEEVVLKRCWLARYWGLSVKHGICADIAQSKYEHWSSLAPLPFELVISAGQKAKEESWNKSTDGSDRSQTVRDINDLAGEGNIESMLSVEMGLRELASLKVEDAVVLALAQHRRPNLIRQSVLDSKSPGDAKYSEAFGMVNLFLEESFISWCGGRYCRRQASVLDCPQWTITNFT